A DNA window from Actinomycetota bacterium contains the following coding sequences:
- a CDS encoding ATP-binding protein codes for MSLRGRLLAASLVLVALGLFVVGTATYIAFRSFLLHQVDAQLIADAQSLQKANFRNRSVALGLVYVVYLNADGTPVQAPNLVPKTPPPSLPANLPVANDLTTATPHTLRSQGRGWPRYRVLAAPASALDPTITMVVGIPLTDEANDLARLVTVELLVGVAVLLAAAMVGSWLVRLGLRPLQEIETTAESIAASDLTERVAVDDERTEVGRLGRTLNAMLARIEAAFEEQRRSEEALRASEERLRRFVSDASHELRTPVAAVRANAELFRRGGENHPEDLPRLMARIESEAARMGVLVEDLLLLTRLDQGRALEQAPVDLGALAAEAVEAARVIEPDRPITLTVSGSVEVLGDKDRLRQVIDNLLTNIRRHTPAGTPGWVSVAEVGTGPAARAILEVADGGPGIDPDDGARIFERFYRADTSRSRDRGGSGLGLSIVAAITAAHGGLASATNRPEGGALFRIDLPALVEAARPEPMADDDGEETGPETATGGPGPAPGNGSQPPETATGPPGLPPIAPGLPPSEWLPANGAEGLRAPGTKTRA; via the coding sequence ATGTCGCTGCGGGGCCGGCTGCTGGCAGCCTCGCTGGTACTCGTCGCGCTCGGCCTGTTCGTGGTGGGGACGGCGACCTACATCGCGTTTCGCTCCTTCCTGCTCCACCAGGTCGATGCTCAGCTCATCGCGGATGCCCAAAGCCTCCAGAAGGCTAATTTCCGAAATCGATCGGTGGCTCTCGGCCTGGTGTACGTCGTGTACCTGAACGCTGACGGCACTCCCGTGCAGGCACCCAACCTGGTGCCCAAGACCCCGCCCCCCAGCCTGCCGGCAAATTTGCCGGTGGCCAATGACCTCACCACCGCCACGCCCCATACGCTCCGCTCCCAGGGCCGGGGCTGGCCCCGGTACCGGGTCCTTGCCGCACCTGCCTCCGCGCTCGACCCCACCATCACCATGGTGGTTGGCATCCCACTCACCGACGAAGCGAACGACCTCGCCCGGTTGGTGACCGTGGAGCTCCTCGTGGGCGTCGCCGTGCTGCTGGCGGCGGCGATGGTCGGGTCCTGGCTCGTGCGCCTCGGCCTGCGCCCGCTGCAGGAGATCGAGACCACCGCCGAGTCGATAGCCGCCAGTGACCTCACCGAGCGCGTGGCGGTCGATGATGAGCGGACCGAGGTGGGGCGGCTCGGCCGGACGCTGAACGCCATGCTGGCGCGCATCGAGGCCGCATTCGAGGAGCAGCGCCGGTCCGAGGAGGCGCTCCGGGCGTCGGAGGAGCGGCTGCGCCGGTTCGTCTCCGACGCCTCGCACGAGCTCCGCACCCCGGTGGCGGCGGTGCGGGCCAACGCCGAGCTCTTCCGCCGGGGCGGCGAGAACCACCCCGAGGACCTCCCCCGCCTCATGGCCCGCATCGAATCCGAGGCCGCCCGCATGGGCGTGCTGGTGGAGGACCTGCTGCTGCTCACCCGCCTCGATCAGGGGCGGGCTCTGGAACAGGCCCCGGTGGACCTGGGCGCCCTGGCTGCCGAGGCGGTCGAGGCCGCCCGGGTCATTGAGCCGGACCGGCCGATCACGTTGACGGTCAGCGGCTCGGTGGAGGTGCTGGGCGACAAGGACCGGCTGCGCCAGGTGATCGACAACCTGCTCACCAACATCCGGCGCCACACCCCTGCGGGGACGCCGGGATGGGTTTCGGTGGCGGAGGTGGGCACCGGTCCGGCGGCCCGGGCGATCCTCGAAGTGGCCGACGGCGGTCCCGGCATCGACCCCGACGACGGCGCCCGGATCTTCGAGCGCTTCTACCGGGCGGACACCTCCCGCTCCCGGGACCGGGGCGGCTCGGGCCTGGGGCTGTCGATCGTGGCGGCCATCACCGCCGCCCACGGCGGGCTGGCGTCCGCCACCAACCGGCCCGAGGGCGGGGCGCTGTTCCGGATCGACCTTCCCGCCCTGGTGGAGGCCGCCCGGCCGGAGCCGATGGCCGACGACGATGGCGAAGAGACAGGACCGGAGACGGCCACCGGCGGGCCCGGGCCGGCGCCGGGGAACGGGAGCCAGCCGCCGGAGACGGCGACCGGGCCGCCCGGGCTGCCGCCGATCGCCCCCGGGCTGCCGCCGTCCGAGTGGCTGCCCGCCAACGGCGCCGAGGGCCTCCGAGCGCCCGGCACGAAGACCCGGGCCTGA
- a CDS encoding VTT domain-containing protein has product MWRRSRTTPNESSTPGGAEDTAAITDHILGLRGWAALAVVFAVPALESSAFVGFLFPGEIAVLLGGVLAYEHRISLIGAIGAAVAGAVIGDSIGYEIGHRWGRRVLDGTLGRLVNAEHLDRAERYLATRGGKAVFLGRFTAALRVLVPGMAGMAGLDYPTFLAYNAAGGALWATGFSLLGFAAGKSWRTVEHVAKRASLVLLLAAVLVGAVVLAARWAISHQMAIRAFGARQLERPWLVRGRQRYRRPLDFLAARLQRGPALGLSLTISLAVVGLVGWGFGAITQDVVAGDDAARLDRPILAFFVRHREPWLTSAMRAISYLGSGWVLAPAIAVVGLVWWARRHRWRPGALLAGAYLGSLGLFELVKQLARRPRPPALLSVGHFAGYSFPSGHATQAVAVWERRRP; this is encoded by the coding sequence GTGTGGAGGCGCTCGAGGACTACGCCCAACGAGTCTTCGACGCCCGGGGGCGCTGAGGATACGGCCGCCATCACCGATCACATCCTGGGCCTGCGGGGATGGGCAGCCCTGGCGGTGGTGTTCGCCGTCCCCGCCCTGGAGTCCTCCGCCTTCGTCGGGTTCCTGTTCCCCGGCGAGATCGCCGTCCTTCTGGGCGGGGTGCTCGCCTACGAGCACCGGATCAGCCTGATCGGGGCCATCGGGGCGGCAGTGGCCGGTGCGGTCATCGGTGACTCGATCGGTTACGAGATCGGCCATCGCTGGGGCCGGCGCGTCCTGGACGGGACCCTTGGCCGGCTGGTCAACGCGGAGCACCTGGACCGGGCGGAGCGCTACCTGGCCACCCGGGGGGGCAAGGCCGTCTTCCTCGGGCGCTTCACCGCGGCGCTGCGGGTGCTGGTCCCGGGCATGGCCGGCATGGCGGGGCTTGACTACCCCACCTTCCTGGCCTACAACGCCGCCGGCGGTGCCCTGTGGGCGACCGGCTTCAGCCTGCTCGGCTTCGCCGCCGGCAAGAGCTGGCGCACCGTGGAGCATGTGGCCAAGCGGGCCAGCTTGGTCCTCCTGCTGGCCGCGGTTCTGGTCGGTGCTGTGGTCCTGGCCGCGCGCTGGGCGATCTCCCACCAGATGGCCATCCGGGCCTTCGGGGCACGCCAACTGGAGCGCCCGTGGCTTGTCCGGGGACGGCAGCGCTACCGGCGCCCGCTCGACTTTCTGGCTGCCCGGCTGCAACGGGGGCCCGCACTGGGGCTTTCGCTGACCATTTCGCTCGCCGTGGTCGGGCTGGTGGGCTGGGGCTTTGGCGCTATTACCCAGGATGTCGTCGCCGGCGACGACGCCGCGCGCCTGGACCGGCCCATCCTTGCCTTCTTCGTCCGCCATCGGGAGCCCTGGCTCACCAGCGCCATGCGAGCCATCTCCTACCTCGGCTCGGGCTGGGTCCTGGCACCGGCGATCGCGGTCGTGGGCCTGGTGTGGTGGGCCCGCCGGCACCGGTGGCGTCCCGGCGCCCTCCTGGCGGGCGCCTACCTCGGCTCACTGGGACTCTTCGAGCTCGTCAAGCAGCTGGCGCGCCGGCCCCGCCCTCCGGCGCTGCTGAGCGTGGGTCATTTTGCCGGTTACTCGTTTCCCTCCGGGCACGCCACCCAGGCCGTGGCGGTGTGGGAACGGCGGCGGCCCTGA
- a CDS encoding methyltransferase domain-containing protein produces the protein MKPVTEIELDAHQQDIARYYRECWADYRFLWMGGRKVLGLHFGTWDEGVRTHAQALLRTNEVMADAVHIRAGDYVLDAGCGVGGSSIWMAAERGARVVGVNVSPEQVGLARGFVKARNLDDRVQILHRDYKATGFPDGTFDVVWACESVAHSPDQRDFLREAYRVLKPGGRMIVRDVYEARTPATPEEEALVQEWQAAWAMRRLPTAERFLTWVSQAGFSEVHMEDVTAAGVRSGRRLYWMCMAALPGATVLHKLHIRSDVQHTNVTGSIAAWRGYKAGLWVAKHTSARRPLEG, from the coding sequence ATGAAGCCGGTCACCGAAATCGAACTCGACGCCCACCAGCAGGACATCGCCCGCTACTACCGGGAGTGCTGGGCCGACTACCGCTTCCTGTGGATGGGCGGGCGCAAGGTGCTCGGCCTGCACTTCGGCACCTGGGACGAGGGGGTGCGCACCCACGCCCAGGCCCTCCTGCGGACCAACGAAGTCATGGCCGACGCCGTGCACATCCGTGCGGGGGACTACGTGCTCGACGCCGGCTGCGGCGTCGGCGGGTCGTCGATCTGGATGGCGGCGGAGCGGGGGGCGAGGGTTGTGGGGGTGAATGTCTCGCCCGAGCAGGTCGGTCTCGCCCGGGGTTTCGTCAAGGCCCGGAACCTGGACGACCGGGTGCAGATCCTTCACCGGGACTACAAAGCCACCGGGTTCCCCGACGGGACCTTCGACGTCGTCTGGGCGTGCGAGAGCGTGGCCCACAGCCCCGACCAGCGGGACTTTCTCCGGGAGGCTTACCGGGTGCTGAAGCCCGGGGGTCGGATGATCGTGCGCGACGTCTACGAGGCCCGGACGCCGGCCACCCCGGAGGAGGAGGCTCTTGTCCAGGAATGGCAGGCCGCCTGGGCCATGCGCCGGCTCCCCACCGCAGAGCGCTTCCTCACCTGGGTCTCCCAGGCCGGCTTCTCCGAAGTGCACATGGAGGACGTCACCGCCGCTGGGGTACGCTCCGGGCGGCGCTTGTACTGGATGTGCATGGCCGCCCTCCCGGGCGCCACCGTGCTCCACAAGCTCCACATCCGCAGCGACGTGCAGCACACCAACGTCACCGGGTCGATCGCCGCCTGGCGGGGCTACAAGGCCGGCCTCTGGGTGGCGAAGCACACCTCCGCCCGGCGCCCGCTCGAGGGCTAG
- a CDS encoding response regulator transcription factor, with protein MTEARVLVVDDEPSITDAVSTALRYEGFEVTEAAGGREALKLAGTFKPDLIVLDVMLPDLDGLALTRRLRNDGVRTPILFLTAKDATEDKVTGLTVGGDDYMTKPFSLAEVVARVRAILRRTRGGPKAESVLTFSDLVLDEETHEVRRNGQPVHLTATEFNLLRYFMLNPRRVLSKAQILDHVWDYDFNGDYNVVETFVSYLRKKLDRLGPPLIHTIRLVGYSLRTGD; from the coding sequence ATGACCGAGGCCCGGGTCCTCGTTGTCGACGACGAGCCGTCGATTACGGACGCCGTCTCCACCGCACTGCGCTACGAGGGGTTCGAGGTGACCGAAGCTGCGGGGGGCCGGGAGGCCCTGAAGCTGGCGGGCACGTTCAAGCCGGATCTCATCGTCCTGGACGTCATGCTGCCCGACCTCGACGGGCTCGCCCTCACCCGGCGGCTGCGCAACGATGGGGTACGGACCCCGATCCTGTTCCTGACCGCCAAGGACGCCACCGAGGACAAGGTGACCGGGCTCACGGTGGGCGGCGACGACTACATGACCAAGCCGTTCTCGCTGGCCGAGGTGGTGGCCCGGGTGAGGGCGATCCTGCGCCGTACCCGGGGCGGCCCCAAGGCGGAGTCGGTGCTGACGTTCTCCGACCTGGTCCTCGATGAGGAGACCCACGAGGTGCGCCGCAACGGCCAGCCCGTGCACCTGACCGCCACCGAGTTCAACCTGCTGCGCTACTTCATGCTGAACCCGCGCCGGGTCCTGTCCAAGGCGCAGATCCTGGATCATGTCTGGGACTACGATTTCAACGGGGACTACAACGTCGTGGAGACCTTCGTGTCATACCTGCGCAAGAAGCTGGACCGCCTCGGCCCGCCGCTGATCCACACCATCCGCCTCGTGGGCTACAGCCTGCGCACCGGAGACTAA
- a CDS encoding phosphatase PAP2 family protein, with protein MDTSMYRWFNALALKSGWAHAPAVAYAKYGVAAFAVLLAVGWLRARPSPDPASRLSGVCWAGAAALVALALGQLIGHAIRRPRPYAVIAGAHVLISRTSDFSFPSDHALVVGAVAAGLLLVDRRLGILAAVLAVAMAVTRVYVGVHYPGDVLAGLAIGAGVAVLGARPASWLLVPVLRRAMASPARALVTSSRS; from the coding sequence TTGGATACCTCGATGTACCGGTGGTTCAACGCCCTGGCCCTGAAGTCCGGGTGGGCGCACGCTCCGGCGGTCGCCTACGCCAAATACGGTGTCGCTGCCTTCGCGGTGCTCCTCGCCGTCGGTTGGCTGCGGGCCCGCCCGAGCCCCGACCCCGCCAGCCGGCTCAGTGGAGTTTGTTGGGCCGGGGCGGCGGCATTGGTGGCGTTGGCTCTCGGCCAGCTGATTGGCCATGCGATCAGGCGACCCCGCCCCTATGCGGTCATTGCCGGGGCGCACGTCCTGATCTCCCGCACCAGTGATTTTTCCTTCCCGAGCGATCACGCACTGGTGGTGGGCGCCGTTGCCGCGGGCCTGCTGCTGGTGGACCGCCGGCTTGGCATCCTGGCCGCGGTCCTGGCGGTGGCGATGGCGGTGACCCGGGTGTACGTGGGAGTCCACTACCCGGGCGACGTGCTCGCAGGCCTTGCGATCGGGGCTGGGGTGGCGGTTCTCGGGGCGCGGCCGGCGTCCTGGCTCCTGGTCCCGGTGCTGCGCCGGGCCATGGCTTCCCCCGCCCGGGCGCTGGTCACCTCGAGCCGCAGCTGA
- a CDS encoding SpoIIE family protein phosphatase, translated as MSVPSGLPRHLTVPHLEAVLDATGDGILVRGPDGRLLWGNAEAARQLGMTIEELQAAPVDELAARYEVFDAAGSPYPRHQFPGRRALSGDPGPLEVLLRFRFPGAGADRWALVRGQRLTGPAGEVLGSVTVFRDVTARQEAVTAQQAMEDRLEFLASLGPQLLATSLDARGVLELIADFVVPRLADYCSVREMRDDGTASRVALRHADPAKAAVLTALERYPPWTGALIADQIQAGLPYLAPELPRELLEKAAVDEEHLRLLEALDPGSLVAVPVRARDRTVGIIAALASRTSRPFDRADVLLIQDLARRAGLAIDNARLYAQEQRARAQAERARAEQAFLLEVSTLLAASLDFGVGLERLAGLVAGHLCDICVVDLQDLADGTIRRVAAVAAAPEDQPIADVLRERFAPDAGGNHPAVQAMRTGTAQFSGEVTEVFLAGATRDADHLRLVQEWGFCSYLSVPLAARGRMLGALTLMAARRSGRSYAAADLALVEDLARRAALALDNARLYQETELQAMLLDSQSDAAIEGVLVVSPGGRVVSHNRQFAEMWAAPRAILEAGDADALLRLVASQVANPIAFERQVRQLRTDRTVRSRDELDLRDGRVFDRWTVPLFGADGVHRGRAWYFRDVTAFKLVQEERARLWRAERAARLEGDASRAGLQFLLEASTLLAGSLDVHLALAGLADLVVTGHGRMWAHRCDIDLVGVGGVLERVASAGPSATYDGSPLPPGHPLCPTDGLPAHVIRTAAAVSLPEADGSPARLPYGERETLAGYGIGAYVGVPLVARGQVIGAIGLARGLGEAGAYSAVDIALVQDLARRVALALDHAHLFDAQRHIAVTLQASLLPPALPEIPGVELASRYRSAIATSEVGGDFYDLYPAGAEAWAVVMGDISGKGVEAAALTAMARYTVRAASREHRQPREVLSLLNQAMLEEQSSGRFLTIAFGRLRRREGTWRLTVACGGHPPPLLLRANGTVETAGRPGTLLGFVPNPDLPEKVNALGPGDAVVFYTDGLTDVRGPGGTFGEERLRAALAECRGERAEVIAGRLETEVLAFLSGEARDDLALLVLRVSPDVRGALSGAGSPAVPAALGAVGHEADEPDGERDDGDDPQ; from the coding sequence GTGTCGGTACCGAGTGGACTTCCCAGGCATCTCACGGTCCCGCACCTCGAGGCCGTCCTCGACGCAACCGGGGACGGGATCCTGGTCCGGGGGCCGGACGGCCGGCTCCTGTGGGGCAACGCCGAGGCGGCCCGCCAGCTCGGTATGACGATCGAGGAGCTCCAGGCTGCGCCGGTCGATGAACTGGCGGCCCGCTACGAGGTGTTCGACGCCGCGGGCAGCCCCTATCCGCGGCACCAGTTCCCCGGGCGGCGGGCTCTGAGCGGGGACCCCGGCCCGCTCGAGGTGCTCCTGCGCTTCCGCTTCCCGGGGGCGGGGGCCGACCGGTGGGCCCTCGTGCGGGGCCAGCGGCTCACCGGGCCCGCAGGCGAGGTCCTGGGATCGGTCACCGTCTTCCGCGACGTCACCGCCCGGCAGGAGGCGGTCACTGCCCAGCAGGCGATGGAGGATCGCCTGGAGTTCCTGGCGTCACTCGGCCCGCAGCTCCTGGCCACGTCCCTCGATGCCCGGGGCGTGCTGGAGCTGATCGCCGACTTCGTCGTCCCCCGGCTGGCGGACTACTGCTCGGTCCGGGAGATGCGCGACGACGGCACGGCGAGCCGGGTGGCGCTCCGCCACGCCGATCCGGCGAAAGCGGCGGTGCTCACCGCCCTCGAGCGCTACCCGCCCTGGACCGGGGCACTGATCGCCGACCAGATCCAGGCGGGCCTGCCCTACCTGGCCCCCGAGCTGCCCCGCGAACTCCTGGAGAAAGCAGCCGTGGACGAGGAGCACCTGCGCCTGCTCGAGGCGCTGGACCCGGGATCCCTGGTGGCGGTCCCGGTGCGCGCCCGCGACCGCACGGTCGGGATCATCGCCGCCCTGGCCAGCCGCACGAGCCGGCCCTTCGACCGGGCGGACGTCCTGCTGATCCAGGACCTGGCCCGGCGTGCCGGGTTGGCGATCGATAACGCCCGCCTGTACGCCCAGGAGCAGCGCGCCCGGGCGCAGGCGGAGCGCGCCCGGGCGGAGCAGGCCTTCCTGCTGGAGGTGAGCACGCTCCTGGCGGCGTCCCTCGACTTCGGGGTCGGCCTCGAGCGTCTCGCCGGCCTCGTGGCCGGGCACCTGTGCGACATCTGCGTCGTCGATCTGCAGGACCTGGCCGACGGCACCATCCGCCGGGTGGCCGCAGTGGCCGCAGCCCCCGAGGATCAGCCGATCGCCGATGTGCTCCGCGAGCGCTTCGCCCCGGATGCCGGCGGTAACCATCCAGCGGTGCAGGCCATGCGCACCGGCACGGCCCAGTTCTCCGGGGAGGTGACCGAGGTGTTCCTCGCCGGTGCCACCCGGGATGCCGACCACCTGCGCCTGGTCCAGGAGTGGGGCTTCTGCTCGTATCTGTCGGTGCCCCTGGCCGCCCGCGGGCGCATGTTGGGAGCCCTGACGCTGATGGCCGCCCGCCGATCCGGGCGGAGCTACGCAGCCGCCGATCTGGCCCTGGTCGAGGACCTCGCCCGGCGGGCCGCGCTGGCCCTGGACAACGCCCGGCTGTACCAGGAGACCGAGCTGCAGGCCATGCTGCTCGACTCGCAGAGCGACGCCGCCATCGAAGGCGTGCTGGTGGTGTCGCCGGGCGGCCGGGTGGTGTCCCACAACCGCCAGTTCGCCGAGATGTGGGCCGCCCCCCGCGCGATCCTGGAAGCTGGCGACGCCGATGCCCTGCTGCGCCTGGTCGCCAGCCAGGTCGCCAATCCCATCGCTTTCGAACGCCAGGTCCGCCAGCTCCGCACCGACCGGACCGTGCGCTCGCGCGACGAGCTCGACCTCCGGGATGGGCGGGTCTTCGACCGCTGGACCGTCCCCCTCTTCGGGGCGGACGGGGTGCACCGGGGCCGGGCCTGGTACTTCCGGGACGTGACGGCTTTCAAGCTGGTGCAGGAGGAGCGGGCGCGGCTGTGGAGGGCGGAGCGGGCGGCCCGCCTCGAGGGCGACGCCTCGCGGGCCGGGCTGCAGTTCCTCCTGGAGGCCAGCACGCTGCTGGCCGGGTCCCTCGACGTCCACTTGGCGCTGGCCGGCTTGGCCGACCTCGTGGTGACGGGCCACGGCCGGATGTGGGCCCACCGCTGCGACATCGACCTCGTCGGGGTGGGGGGCGTGCTGGAACGCGTCGCCTCGGCCGGCCCCAGCGCCACCTACGATGGCAGCCCTCTCCCGCCGGGGCATCCGCTGTGCCCAACCGACGGCCTCCCGGCGCATGTCATCCGCACGGCCGCAGCCGTCTCGCTGCCCGAGGCCGACGGCTCCCCGGCCCGGCTCCCGTACGGGGAGCGCGAGACGCTGGCGGGCTACGGCATCGGTGCCTACGTCGGGGTCCCGTTGGTCGCCCGGGGGCAGGTGATCGGTGCCATCGGGCTCGCCCGGGGGCTGGGGGAAGCCGGCGCCTACAGCGCGGTGGACATCGCCCTGGTCCAGGACCTGGCCCGCCGGGTGGCGCTGGCCCTGGACCATGCCCACCTGTTCGACGCCCAGCGCCACATCGCCGTCACTCTGCAGGCGAGCCTCCTGCCCCCGGCCCTCCCGGAGATCCCCGGGGTCGAGCTGGCGTCCCGCTACCGCTCGGCGATCGCCACCTCCGAGGTCGGGGGCGACTTCTACGACCTCTACCCGGCGGGCGCCGAGGCCTGGGCAGTCGTCATGGGCGACATCTCCGGGAAGGGCGTGGAGGCGGCGGCGCTGACCGCGATGGCCCGCTACACGGTGCGGGCGGCGTCCAGGGAGCACCGCCAGCCCCGGGAGGTCCTCTCGCTGCTGAACCAGGCGATGCTCGAGGAACAGTCGAGCGGGCGCTTCCTCACCATCGCCTTCGGGCGCCTGCGCCGCCGGGAGGGGACGTGGCGCCTCACGGTGGCGTGTGGCGGGCACCCCCCGCCCCTGCTGCTGCGGGCGAACGGGACGGTGGAGACCGCCGGGCGGCCGGGGACGCTGCTGGGCTTCGTCCCGAACCCCGACCTGCCGGAGAAGGTGAATGCCCTCGGCCCGGGCGACGCAGTGGTCTTCTATACCGACGGCCTCACGGATGTGCGGGGGCCAGGGGGGACCTTCGGGGAGGAGCGCCTCCGGGCGGCGCTGGCCGAATGCCGGGGCGAACGCGCCGAGGTCATCGCGGGCCGCCTGGAGACCGAGGTACTGGCCTTCCTGAGCGGCGAGGCCCGCGATGACCTCGCGTTACTGGTGCTTCGGGTATCGCCCGACGTGCGGGGCGCTCTCAGTGGTGCTGGGTCACCAGCGGTACCAGCGGCGCTCGGGGCCGTGGGCCACGAGGCCGATGAGCCAGATGGCGAGCGCGATGACGGCGACGATCCACAGTAG
- a CDS encoding Chromate resistance protein ChrB, which produces MAEPAWRLVTYRLAAEPSRHRVAVWRELRHAGAVALQQATWAVPAGEGFDEAVDRAVALVDRGEGTAFVFDVVPSAETGPALVAVYSQAREEEWIEFLAECDKFAGEIAGEIAKEKFTLAELDEEEHNLERLRRWHRQIRARDLFGARSAQAAERRLKACVEALEDYAQRVFDARGR; this is translated from the coding sequence GTGGCTGAACCCGCGTGGCGGTTGGTGACCTACCGGCTGGCCGCTGAGCCGTCGCGCCACCGGGTCGCGGTGTGGCGGGAGCTGCGCCACGCCGGCGCGGTGGCCCTCCAACAGGCAACCTGGGCCGTGCCGGCGGGCGAAGGGTTCGACGAGGCCGTCGACCGTGCGGTGGCGTTGGTCGATCGGGGCGAAGGCACCGCATTCGTCTTCGACGTTGTCCCTTCGGCCGAGACCGGTCCGGCTCTCGTGGCGGTGTACTCCCAGGCTCGGGAGGAGGAGTGGATCGAGTTCCTCGCCGAGTGCGACAAGTTCGCCGGCGAGATCGCCGGCGAGATCGCCAAGGAGAAGTTCACCCTCGCTGAGCTTGACGAGGAGGAGCACAACCTGGAGCGGCTCCGGCGCTGGCACCGCCAGATCCGCGCCCGCGATCTTTTTGGCGCCCGCTCGGCGCAAGCAGCCGAACGCCGGCTGAAGGCCTGTGTGGAGGCGCTCGAGGACTACGCCCAACGAGTCTTCGACGCCCGGGGGCGCTGA
- a CDS encoding alkaline phosphatase family protein, which translates to MLLPRRPATARVAIVALLSLVALVAAACGGSKPVGHRSTATPSGTAPATGRVTPTGTDAATPSATDTSITIPSPQTGSASQPGTSPAQPSSPAQTTARAPSPAPAATYAVPTVGLPNFSHVVVILMENEEYGSIIGNANAPYINSLAGQGALATQYYAISHPSLPNYLALSGGSTFGISSDCNPGPGCQATRPGLADQLAGAGISWKGYMEDLPGPCARSDSGNYAVRHDPFVYYPSIVSSGCGNVVPASQLTADLASGQLPRFAWVTPNLCDDMHDSCGGSAIAHGDAYLHNLVPQILSALGPGGVVFVTFDEGSSNAGGGLPGAAGGQVTTIAAGAPVKAGYRTSVRYDHYSLLRTIEDAWGLAPLGSAALSPAMRDLFTGS; encoded by the coding sequence ATGCTGCTCCCCCGGCGCCCGGCCACCGCCCGCGTGGCCATTGTCGCCCTCCTCAGCCTCGTCGCACTCGTCGCCGCCGCCTGCGGTGGGTCGAAGCCCGTTGGCCACCGATCGACGGCGACGCCCTCCGGCACCGCCCCGGCGACGGGCAGGGTCACCCCGACCGGCACCGACGCAGCGACGCCCTCGGCCACCGATACGTCGATCACCATCCCCTCCCCGCAAACCGGCTCCGCCTCGCAGCCGGGGACGTCGCCAGCCCAGCCCTCGAGCCCGGCGCAGACCACCGCCAGAGCCCCGTCGCCGGCACCGGCGGCCACCTACGCCGTCCCGACGGTCGGGCTGCCCAACTTCAGCCACGTTGTGGTGATCCTCATGGAGAACGAGGAGTACGGATCGATCATCGGCAACGCCAACGCCCCGTACATCAACAGCCTGGCGGGGCAGGGAGCGCTGGCGACGCAGTACTACGCCATCTCGCACCCCTCCCTGCCCAACTACCTCGCCCTCAGCGGGGGCTCGACCTTCGGTATCAGCTCGGACTGCAACCCCGGCCCGGGCTGCCAGGCCACGCGACCGGGGCTGGCGGACCAACTCGCCGGGGCGGGGATTTCCTGGAAGGGCTACATGGAGGATCTCCCCGGTCCGTGCGCCCGCTCGGACAGCGGGAACTACGCCGTGCGCCACGACCCGTTCGTCTACTACCCCAGCATCGTGTCGAGCGGGTGCGGCAACGTCGTGCCGGCATCCCAGCTCACCGCCGATCTTGCCAGCGGGCAGCTCCCGCGATTTGCCTGGGTCACCCCGAACCTGTGCGACGACATGCACGACTCGTGTGGCGGCAGCGCCATCGCCCACGGGGACGCCTACCTCCACAACCTGGTCCCGCAGATCCTGTCGGCCCTCGGCCCGGGCGGGGTGGTGTTCGTCACCTTCGACGAGGGGAGTTCCAATGCCGGCGGCGGCCTGCCCGGGGCGGCCGGGGGCCAGGTCACGACGATCGCCGCCGGGGCCCCGGTGAAGGCGGGCTACCGGACCTCGGTGCGCTACGACCACTACTCGCTGCTGCGCACCATCGAGGACGCCTGGGGCCTGGCCCCGCTGGGCTCAGCCGCCTTGTCGCCGGCCATGCGGGACCTGTTCACCGGATCCTGA